One Dermacentor andersoni chromosome 6, qqDerAnde1_hic_scaffold, whole genome shotgun sequence genomic window carries:
- the Dpck gene encoding dephospho-CoA kinase domain-containing protein — MFLIGLTGGIASGKSTVASILLSLGIDVIDADKIARDVVEPGRPAWEQIRREFGSEVLLSDGQLNRPALGRIVFGDHEKRRKLNRITHPEIHKEMAFQSLKLFLRGRQFVVVDVPLLYETKTMLRFVHKVIVVKCTPAQQIERLMLRNGFTEEEARKRIESQLPLEQKCGLADFVIDNTGDPDSVRAQVEDIVRQLKSSWAHWKVRGTVLVALLGLLLSVTWLIARVSSAF; from the coding sequence ATGTTTCTAATCGGACTGACTGGCGGCATCGCGTCCGGTAAGAGCACGGTCGCCAGCATCTTGCTTTCGCTCGGAATCGATGTCATAGACGCTGACAAGATCGCCCGCGATGTCGTCGAGCCGGGAAGGCCCGCCTGGGAGCAGATTCGTCGGGAGTTCGGCTCGGAGGTGCTGCTAAGCGATGGCCAGCTCAACCGCCCCGCACTCGGTCGGATCGTGTTTGGCGACCACGAGAAGAGGCGCAAGCTAAACAGGATCACGCATCCAGAGATACACAAGGAAATGGCCTTTCAAAGCCTCAAGCTGTTTCTCAGGGGCCGCCAGTTCGTCGTGGTCGACGTGCCGCTGCTGTACGAGACGAAGACGATGTTGCGCTTCGTGCACAAAGTGATCGTCGTGAAGTGCACACCCGCGCAGCAGATCGAGCGGCTAATGCTGAGAAACGGCTTCACCGAAGAAGAGGCGAGGAAGCGCATCGAGTCTCAACTGCCCTTGGAGCAGAAGTGCGGTCTAGCCGATTTCGTCATCGACAACACCGGGGACCCGGACAGCGTGCGCGCTCAGGTCGAAGACATCGTTCGCCAGCTCAAGAGCTCGTGGGCCCACTGGAAGGTGCGCGGCACCGTGCTGGTGGCTCTGCTGGGGCTATTGCTAAGTGTCACGTGGTTGATAGCTCGCGTCTCTAGTGCGTTTTAA